One region of Coleofasciculus sp. FACHB-T130 genomic DNA includes:
- a CDS encoding ferritin-like domain-containing protein, producing the protein MNFFTYLLHLAGSGAGAYIGASQIRDPLTRPNVLAGFQLAESGSVPFLQALSDRAAAEGDTWLAEKLARHASDEKRHGQIFAQALKRLNKQVIDFKKAAEAKPEGKPDERRRSPFFEAYFEGYSQESLKPQNIDWVVFMASTYILELDASKDFVRMANVLPEDEPNSASLKKGLLSIAHDETGHAAYLLEALKRRLPDAAVEEMVDAWRTRKVNALLAMVTNLMQKSGQMPSLVQDGVPTEMSEEAELAVA; encoded by the coding sequence ATGAACTTTTTTACATACCTGTTGCACTTAGCCGGATCGGGTGCTGGGGCTTACATTGGTGCCAGCCAAATTCGCGATCCTTTAACGCGCCCAAACGTCCTCGCCGGGTTCCAACTGGCAGAATCCGGTTCAGTTCCATTTCTGCAAGCCTTGAGCGATCGCGCCGCCGCCGAAGGCGATACCTGGTTAGCTGAAAAACTTGCCCGCCACGCCTCTGATGAAAAGCGTCACGGTCAAATTTTTGCTCAAGCGCTGAAGCGGCTGAACAAGCAAGTCATTGACTTCAAGAAAGCTGCTGAAGCCAAGCCAGAGGGTAAGCCGGATGAACGCCGCCGCAGTCCCTTTTTTGAAGCTTACTTTGAAGGATACTCCCAAGAAAGCTTGAAACCGCAGAATATTGACTGGGTGGTGTTCATGGCTAGCACGTATATCCTAGAACTGGATGCCAGCAAAGACTTCGTTCGCATGGCTAATGTGTTACCAGAGGATGAACCGAACAGCGCTAGCTTGAAAAAGGGACTCCTCAGTATCGCCCACGACGAAACCGGACACGCCGCTTATCTTTTAGAAGCGCTAAAGCGTCGCCTCCCAGATGCAGCGGTAGAAGAGATGGTGGATGCGTGGCGGACTCGCAAGGTGAATGCTTTGTTGGCAATGGTGACAAATCTGATGCAGAAAAGCGGACAGATGCCTTCTCTGGTTCAGGATGGCGTTCCCACAGAAATGTCTGAGGAAGCAGAACTAGCGGTAGCTTAA
- a CDS encoding aldo/keto reductase → METKELGHTGVKISAIALGGMPMSLSSRPPESESIKVIHRALDLGVTLIDTADSYCKDESDKHHNEGLISKALSSYSGDKSNVLVATKGGLMRPNGSWTRNGNPKHLRETIRISFETLGGKPIDIWQYHAPDTDYTIEESLKPAKEAVEQGTIRFVGVSNFSVEQIKRARDVVEIVSVQNQYNPWNRQPEEDGVLEYCEKEQLTFLPWSPLGGSRRVGKLEDIDAIAQLAQEKGVSVYNIVLAWLRAKSPAIVPIPGASKVSSIEDSVRAVDVKLSDREVAQIDRATAS, encoded by the coding sequence ATGGAAACGAAAGAACTCGGACATACAGGTGTCAAAATCAGCGCGATCGCACTGGGTGGAATGCCGATGTCTTTAAGTAGCAGACCCCCAGAATCAGAATCCATCAAAGTCATCCATCGCGCCCTCGATTTGGGCGTGACGCTGATTGATACCGCTGATTCCTACTGCAAAGATGAATCAGATAAGCACCACAACGAAGGCTTAATTAGTAAAGCGCTTTCCTCTTATTCAGGTGATAAGAGTAATGTTCTGGTTGCCACTAAGGGCGGACTGATGCGCCCTAACGGTAGCTGGACGCGCAACGGCAACCCCAAACATCTGCGGGAGACAATTCGGATCAGCTTTGAGACTTTGGGGGGAAAGCCGATAGATATTTGGCAATACCACGCACCCGATACAGATTACACGATTGAAGAGTCGCTCAAACCAGCCAAAGAAGCTGTAGAACAAGGGACGATCCGGTTTGTCGGCGTCTCTAACTTTTCAGTAGAGCAAATTAAACGCGCCCGTGATGTGGTTGAGATTGTCTCTGTACAAAATCAGTACAATCCTTGGAATCGTCAGCCGGAAGAGGACGGAGTGCTGGAGTATTGCGAAAAGGAACAACTAACGTTTTTACCTTGGAGTCCGTTGGGTGGTAGCCGTCGCGTGGGCAAACTGGAAGATATTGATGCGATCGCGCAACTTGCCCAAGAAAAAGGCGTTTCTGTCTACAATATTGTCCTAGCATGGCTGCGGGCAAAATCTCCAGCCATTGTGCCTATCCCCGGCGCAAGTAAAGTTTCCAGCATTGAAGACTCTGTGCGTGCTGTCGATGTCAAGCTGTCAGATCGAGAAGTTGCCCAAATCGACCGCGCTACAGCATCCTGA
- a CDS encoding ABC transporter permease encodes MQRYLRVLKLFWSTAIAAELEYRVNFVLAALSSLGNLAGSMFGLSLFYRNGYTFEGWKWEEALVVLGVFTILQGFSNSFLVPNLNRIVDQVQQGTLDFVLLKPISSQFWLSTRAFSPWGLPDLVFGGVLIGYAGARLGLRISDYFLSTIPLLFGFAILYSLWFMLGATSIWFVKIYNVTEVLRGFLEAGRYPMVAYPAAYRFFFTFIVPVAFLTTIPAEAMLGRVEVGWIVSAGILALALLFASRVFWRFALRFYTSASS; translated from the coding sequence ATGCAACGATATCTACGGGTACTAAAGCTATTTTGGAGTACAGCGATCGCTGCCGAACTTGAATACCGGGTTAATTTTGTTCTAGCAGCACTCAGTAGTTTGGGAAACCTAGCCGGTAGTATGTTTGGGTTGTCCTTGTTTTACCGCAATGGTTACACCTTTGAAGGGTGGAAATGGGAGGAAGCTTTGGTTGTGCTAGGAGTTTTTACGATCCTGCAAGGCTTTTCTAATAGCTTTTTGGTGCCTAATTTAAACCGGATTGTCGATCAGGTTCAGCAAGGGACATTAGACTTTGTGCTGCTGAAGCCAATCAGCAGCCAATTTTGGCTTTCTACCCGCGCCTTTTCTCCTTGGGGACTGCCAGATTTAGTCTTTGGAGGGGTGCTGATTGGCTATGCTGGGGCGCGGTTGGGTTTGAGAATCAGCGACTATTTCTTAAGTACGATACCGCTACTATTCGGTTTCGCAATTCTGTACAGCCTGTGGTTTATGCTGGGGGCGACTAGCATCTGGTTTGTGAAAATCTACAACGTCACTGAGGTACTCAGAGGCTTTTTAGAAGCTGGGCGATACCCAATGGTTGCTTATCCCGCTGCTTACCGTTTTTTCTTTACTTTCATAGTGCCAGTAGCGTTTTTAACGACTATCCCAGCGGAGGCGATGCTGGGGCGCGTCGAGGTGGGTTGGATAGTGAGTGCGGGAATTCTGGCGTTGGCGCTATTATTCGCTTCGCGGGTTTTCTGGCGGTTTGCACTGCGATTTTATACGAGTGCGTCGAGTTAG
- a CDS encoding ABC-2 family transporter protein, whose product MSSAIRTAKTLLIAYYAHMVEYRAELFLWALSGSVPFILMGIWMEAASQGGQFGLSPVDFARYFIAAFLVRQFTVVWVIWEFEKQVVQGTLSSRLLQPLDPVWHHVASHLSERLARLPFIVGLIILFFTLYPKALWLPSVGTILLFFGVLAIAFTLRFLIQYTFALFAFWTERASAIEQFWFLLYLFLSGVVAPLEVFPPAVREVVLWTPFPYLVHFPAALLVGLPVDLGRGLLAMFGWCLLFFVWNRWMWRRGLKQYSGMGA is encoded by the coding sequence ATGAGTTCAGCAATTAGAACAGCCAAAACTTTGCTGATAGCTTATTACGCTCATATGGTGGAGTATCGGGCAGAGTTATTTTTGTGGGCGTTATCAGGTTCTGTGCCCTTCATCTTGATGGGGATTTGGATGGAAGCAGCATCGCAAGGTGGACAATTTGGACTGTCGCCGGTAGATTTTGCCCGTTATTTCATTGCAGCCTTTCTGGTTAGGCAGTTTACGGTTGTTTGGGTGATTTGGGAATTTGAGAAGCAGGTGGTACAAGGGACGTTGTCTTCTCGACTGCTGCAACCCTTAGACCCGGTGTGGCATCATGTCGCTTCCCATCTTTCCGAACGCCTTGCCCGTTTACCGTTCATTGTGGGGTTGATAATCTTGTTTTTCACGCTCTACCCGAAGGCTCTTTGGTTGCCGAGTGTGGGGACAATTTTATTATTTTTCGGGGTGTTAGCGATCGCCTTCACGCTCCGCTTTCTCATCCAATACACGTTTGCTCTGTTCGCTTTTTGGACGGAACGCGCTAGCGCCATCGAGCAATTCTGGTTTTTGCTGTATCTGTTTCTTTCTGGCGTTGTGGCACCCCTAGAAGTTTTTCCGCCAGCGGTGCGTGAAGTGGTGCTGTGGACGCCATTTCCCTATCTGGTGCATTTCCCGGCGGCATTGTTGGTAGGGTTGCCAGTGGATTTAGGGCGGGGTTTGTTGGCAATGTTCGGTTGGTGTTTGCTGTTTTTTGTCTGGAATCGTTGGATGTGGCGGCGGGGATTGAAACAATATTCGGGGATGGGGGCGTAG
- a CDS encoding ATP-binding cassette domain-containing protein, with the protein MPIVSAEKLSKVYPVAVKEPGLKGTLQHFLRRTYREVKAVQDVSFEIEPGEVVGFLGANGAGKTTTLKMLTGLIHPSAGNVRVAGQVPFQRQASFLKQITLVMGQKQQLLWDLPAMDSLRINAAVYNISDKEFRRMVGELTEMLSLQGKLNQPVRKLSLGERMKAELLAALLHQPKVLFLDEPTLGLDINAQVGVREFLREYNQLYGATILLTSHYMADITALCQRVLLIHQGQLIYDGSLDGLLDRFAPYREVKIELTHPLPKDDLERGSLASLKSYGEIKAVEGQVVRLLVRREALTRTVAKILAEMDVLDLAVTDPPIEEVIGQVFRAGVVV; encoded by the coding sequence ATGCCTATTGTCTCGGCTGAGAAACTGAGCAAAGTCTACCCAGTGGCGGTCAAAGAACCCGGACTTAAGGGGACATTACAGCACTTTCTGCGCCGCACCTACCGCGAGGTAAAGGCGGTTCAAGATGTCTCCTTCGAGATTGAACCGGGGGAAGTAGTGGGGTTTTTAGGTGCCAATGGCGCGGGAAAAACGACGACTCTGAAGATGCTCACGGGGTTAATCCATCCCTCCGCAGGGAATGTAAGAGTGGCGGGACAGGTTCCTTTCCAGCGTCAGGCGTCCTTTTTAAAACAAATTACGCTAGTGATGGGGCAAAAACAGCAGTTGCTCTGGGACTTGCCAGCGATGGACTCGCTGAGGATAAACGCCGCTGTTTATAACATCTCCGACAAAGAGTTTCGGCGGATGGTGGGGGAACTGACGGAGATGCTTTCACTGCAAGGCAAGCTGAATCAGCCGGTGCGGAAGCTTTCTTTAGGGGAACGAATGAAGGCTGAGTTGCTAGCAGCACTCCTCCACCAGCCCAAGGTACTGTTCTTGGATGAGCCGACGCTGGGGCTGGATATCAATGCTCAGGTGGGGGTGCGGGAATTTTTGCGGGAGTACAATCAGCTCTATGGAGCGACGATTCTCTTAACCAGCCACTACATGGCAGACATCACTGCTTTGTGTCAGCGGGTGCTACTAATTCATCAAGGTCAGCTAATTTATGATGGCAGTTTGGATGGACTTCTAGACCGCTTTGCCCCCTACCGCGAGGTGAAAATAGAGTTGACGCATCCGCTACCCAAAGACGATCTTGAAAGGGGAAGTTTGGCATCTTTAAAGTCTTATGGCGAAATCAAAGCGGTAGAAGGTCAAGTGGTGCGGTTGCTGGTGCGGCGGGAGGCGCTGACACGCACAGTCGCTAAAATTTTGGCGGAAATGGATGTATTGGATTTGGCGGTGACTGACCCGCCGATTGAAGAAGTCATCGGTCAGGTGTTTCGGGCGGGAGTCGTTGTATGA
- a CDS encoding Glu/Leu/Phe/Val dehydrogenase translates to MSDSLFADASQRLEQALKFVSISDDAAEHLKYPKASLAVSIPVRMDNGTLRIFQGYRVRYDDTRGPTKGGVRYHPNVSMDEVQSLAFWMTFKCAVLNLPFGGAKGGITLNPKELSKMELERLSRGYVDAIADFIGPDVDIPAPDVYTNPMIMGWMMDQYSIIRRQITPAVVTGKPLTMGGSLGRDTATAMGALFVIESIMSKVDRLPQETTVAVQGFGNAGAEIAELLYKAGYKVVAVSDSQGGVYSKKGLDIPSIRQYKVSSKGIKALYCQDTVCHMDEHEVISNEELLALDVDVLIPAALENQINEANVKDIKAKYIFEVANGPVSSAADRILEERGIYVFPDILVNAGGVTVSYFEWVQNRSGLYWTLKEVNRRLMEKMVEETEKIWSISQELAISMRTAAYVHALNRLGEAINAKGTRDYYLNGRVYA, encoded by the coding sequence ATGTCAGACTCATTATTTGCTGATGCTAGCCAAAGATTAGAACAAGCCCTAAAATTTGTTTCTATTTCCGACGATGCAGCCGAACACTTAAAATATCCAAAAGCCAGTTTAGCCGTTTCAATTCCTGTCCGGATGGATAACGGCACTTTGAGGATTTTTCAGGGCTATCGTGTCCGTTACGATGATACCAGAGGGCCGACTAAAGGAGGGGTACGCTATCACCCCAATGTTTCAATGGATGAAGTGCAATCCTTAGCCTTTTGGATGACCTTCAAGTGTGCGGTGTTAAATTTACCGTTTGGCGGAGCGAAAGGGGGAATTACGCTGAATCCCAAAGAACTCTCGAAGATGGAGTTAGAAAGGCTGAGTCGAGGATATGTCGATGCGATCGCAGACTTTATTGGCCCTGACGTAGATATTCCAGCACCCGACGTGTACACCAATCCCATGATTATGGGGTGGATGATGGATCAATACAGTATCATCCGCCGTCAAATTACTCCAGCCGTTGTCACCGGCAAACCGTTAACAATGGGGGGTAGTTTAGGCAGAGATACTGCTACCGCTATGGGTGCTTTGTTTGTGATTGAAAGCATCATGAGCAAAGTCGATCGACTCCCTCAAGAGACAACCGTAGCCGTTCAAGGATTTGGGAATGCTGGTGCAGAGATAGCAGAATTACTCTACAAAGCCGGATATAAAGTTGTTGCGGTTAGCGATTCCCAAGGTGGTGTCTATTCCAAAAAAGGTTTAGATATTCCCAGTATTCGGCAATATAAAGTCTCCAGCAAAGGTATTAAAGCCCTCTACTGCCAAGACACCGTTTGCCACATGGATGAACACGAAGTCATCAGCAATGAGGAACTTTTAGCTTTAGATGTGGATGTCTTGATTCCCGCCGCCTTAGAAAATCAAATTAATGAGGCGAATGTCAAGGATATCAAAGCAAAATATATCTTTGAAGTTGCTAACGGCCCGGTTAGTTCAGCCGCTGACAGAATTTTGGAAGAACGGGGAATTTACGTCTTTCCCGATATTTTAGTCAATGCGGGCGGCGTTACAGTCAGCTACTTTGAATGGGTACAAAATCGTAGCGGACTTTATTGGACGCTCAAAGAAGTCAATCGACGCTTAATGGAAAAAATGGTCGAAGAAACTGAGAAAATTTGGTCGATATCTCAGGAACTAGCGATTTCGATGCGAACAGCAGCTTACGTCCATGCTTTAAATCGGTTGGGAGAAGCTATCAACGCCAAGGGTACGCGAGACTATTATCTCAACGGTCGAGTTTATGCATAG
- a CDS encoding DUF4126 domain-containing protein, whose product MIEILAALSASAAAGMRVALPLLVIGLLHSTNLWSSVPLLSRFPPPVVLGVLTSWSLFELFASKKLLGQRVLQLIQLLFSPIVGAIMGVAVAQIAGASTGLLWIVAVVGSLLAFVLQLVQVGWFYRLRRLPLWVVFLQDVLCVVLVVFAFDAPKHGGLIALLLLWLAIRSSKEWYRWYRGQKRSRGHYQQPD is encoded by the coding sequence ATGATTGAAATCTTAGCCGCACTCTCTGCATCTGCGGCGGCAGGAATGAGAGTAGCTCTTCCCTTGCTGGTAATTGGTCTATTGCATAGTACCAATCTCTGGTCAAGCGTGCCCCTACTGTCGCGCTTTCCTCCTCCTGTCGTTTTAGGAGTGCTAACCAGCTGGTCGTTATTTGAGCTGTTCGCCTCGAAAAAGCTGTTGGGTCAGCGCGTACTGCAACTGATCCAGCTACTTTTCAGCCCAATTGTCGGAGCGATTATGGGCGTTGCCGTTGCCCAAATTGCTGGCGCTTCCACTGGTCTTCTCTGGATAGTTGCTGTGGTGGGCAGCTTATTAGCGTTCGTCCTCCAGCTAGTTCAGGTCGGCTGGTTCTACCGCTTGCGGCGTTTACCGCTGTGGGTCGTCTTTTTGCAAGATGTTCTGTGCGTTGTCTTGGTGGTCTTCGCCTTCGATGCGCCCAAGCATGGAGGACTCATTGCCTTACTCTTGTTGTGGCTGGCTATTCGCAGCTCTAAGGAATGGTATCGCTGGTATCGAGGACAAAAACGCTCTAGGGGGCACTATCAGCAACCCGATTAA
- the hemH gene encoding ferrochelatase, producing MGRVGVLLLNLGGPDDLEDVGPFLFNLFSDPEIIRIPFSGLQKPLAWLISTLRTKKSQENYQVIGGGSPLRRITEAQAEALEAKLQQQGQEANIYIGMRYWYPFTEEAIARIKRDAIEHLVILPLYPQFSISTSGSSFRLLERLWQEDPALSRIEYTVIPSWYQQPSYLQAMAELITQELNQFPNPDQVHLFFSAHGVPVSYVEEAGDPYQKEIEDCTALIMQTLNRPNPHTLAYQSRVGPVEWLKPYTEDALKELGAKGVEHLLVVPISFVSEHIETLQEIDVEYRELAEESGIHDFRRVPALDTHPRFIEAMATLVIDALDAPSLKLSQVTQLKKKVKMYPQERWEWGMTTAAEVWNGRLAMLGFLALVIELISGRGPLHFVGLM from the coding sequence ATGGGTCGTGTAGGAGTTTTGCTACTAAATCTGGGTGGGCCGGATGATTTAGAGGATGTTGGACCTTTTCTGTTTAATCTGTTTTCCGACCCAGAGATTATTCGCATACCCTTTTCTGGGCTACAGAAACCCTTAGCGTGGCTGATTTCCACCTTAAGAACCAAGAAATCGCAAGAAAACTATCAGGTAATCGGGGGTGGCTCCCCACTGCGGCGGATTACAGAAGCCCAAGCAGAAGCGCTTGAGGCAAAATTGCAGCAACAAGGACAAGAAGCGAATATTTACATCGGGATGCGTTACTGGTATCCCTTTACAGAAGAAGCGATCGCTCGCATCAAACGCGACGCCATAGAACACCTGGTAATTCTCCCCCTCTACCCTCAATTTTCCATCAGCACCAGCGGTTCCAGCTTCCGCCTTTTAGAAAGACTATGGCAGGAAGACCCAGCACTTAGCCGGATTGAATACACCGTTATTCCCTCCTGGTATCAGCAACCCAGCTACTTGCAAGCAATGGCTGAGTTGATTACCCAAGAACTCAACCAATTTCCCAATCCCGACCAAGTTCATCTCTTTTTTAGCGCTCACGGCGTTCCCGTCAGCTACGTTGAAGAAGCCGGAGATCCCTACCAAAAAGAAATTGAGGACTGTACTGCTCTAATTATGCAGACCCTCAATCGACCTAATCCCCACACCCTGGCTTATCAAAGTCGAGTCGGGCCAGTTGAGTGGCTTAAACCCTACACTGAAGACGCCCTAAAAGAACTGGGAGCCAAGGGAGTCGAACATTTGTTAGTTGTACCGATTAGCTTCGTCTCCGAGCATATCGAAACCCTACAAGAAATTGACGTCGAGTACCGCGAACTGGCAGAAGAATCTGGCATCCACGACTTCCGCCGCGTGCCAGCGCTAGATACTCATCCCCGCTTTATTGAAGCAATGGCGACTTTGGTGATTGATGCTCTCGACGCCCCCAGCTTGAAGCTATCCCAAGTCACACAGCTCAAGAAGAAAGTCAAAATGTATCCCCAAGAGCGCTGGGAGTGGGGCATGACCACAGCAGCAGAAGTCTGGAACGGACGTCTGGCAATGCTTGGCTTTCTTGCGTTGGTAATCGAGTTAATTAGCGGTCGCGGCCCTCTACACTTTGTCGGACTAATGTAA
- a CDS encoding methyltransferase domain-containing protein has protein sequence MATILRTWSYQHQWLYDAIARLAAVSVGGEARFRQLALQGLTIDSETKVLDLCCGSGQATQVLVKYSEDVTGLDISPVSLERAQRNVPQAKYVEALAEDMPLLSDRFDLVHTSAAMHEMEPNRLRQILQEVYRVLKPGGIFALVDFHRPTNPLFWPPISLFLWLFETETAWQLLKTDLAGLLQEIGFNLVEEPTLHAGGSLQVIHAQK, from the coding sequence GTGGCTACTATTTTAAGGACTTGGAGTTATCAACACCAATGGCTGTATGATGCGATCGCTCGTTTAGCTGCTGTGAGTGTAGGCGGGGAAGCAAGATTTCGTCAACTGGCTTTGCAAGGGTTAACGATCGATTCAGAAACCAAAGTGTTAGACCTCTGTTGTGGCAGCGGTCAGGCAACCCAAGTCTTGGTGAAATATTCCGAAGATGTCACGGGTCTGGATATCTCTCCCGTATCCCTGGAACGGGCGCAGCGGAACGTCCCGCAAGCGAAGTATGTGGAAGCCTTGGCAGAGGATATGCCTTTGCTGAGCGATCGCTTTGACCTCGTGCATACCAGTGCTGCCATGCATGAAATGGAACCCAATCGATTGCGGCAAATTCTCCAAGAAGTCTACCGGGTACTAAAACCGGGAGGTATCTTTGCCCTGGTCGATTTTCATCGTCCCACAAATCCGCTATTTTGGCCTCCAATCTCCCTATTTTTGTGGCTGTTTGAAACAGAAACCGCTTGGCAGCTGTTAAAGACGGATTTGGCTGGGTTGTTGCAGGAGATTGGGTTTAATCTGGTGGAAGAACCGACTCTCCATGCAGGTGGAAGTTTGCAGGTGATTCACGCCCAGAAATAA
- the map gene encoding type I methionyl aminopeptidase, translating into MKSETIELLSNRELDKMRQAGRLAAELLNHLEPMVKPGVSTLEINDEAERWTLARKAKSAPLGYKGFPKSLCTSINEVVCHGIPSAKQVLKEGDIINIDVTPLVDGYHGDTSKTFFVGKPSPIAKKLVEVTLECLNRGIAEVKPGARIGDIGAAIQEYAEGEGFSVVRNFAGHGVHRIFHTAPEILHYGRRGTGKRLRPGMVFTIEPMINEGTWEVEVLDDGWTAVTLDRKLSAQFEHTVAVTEEGVEILTQA; encoded by the coding sequence ATGAAAAGCGAAACAATTGAGCTGTTGTCAAACCGGGAGTTAGATAAAATGCGTCAGGCTGGACGCTTGGCAGCTGAACTCCTCAATCATCTAGAACCAATGGTCAAGCCAGGAGTCAGTACCTTAGAAATCAACGATGAAGCCGAACGCTGGACTTTAGCTCGCAAAGCGAAAAGCGCCCCGCTGGGCTACAAGGGATTTCCCAAGTCTCTTTGCACCAGTATCAACGAAGTGGTCTGTCACGGCATCCCCAGCGCTAAACAGGTTCTCAAAGAAGGAGACATCATTAACATTGATGTGACGCCGCTGGTGGATGGCTACCACGGCGATACCTCTAAGACGTTTTTTGTCGGGAAGCCCTCACCCATCGCGAAAAAGTTGGTTGAGGTGACGCTGGAGTGCCTAAACAGAGGAATTGCTGAAGTCAAGCCGGGGGCGCGGATTGGCGATATTGGGGCAGCGATTCAAGAGTACGCTGAAGGAGAAGGTTTTTCTGTGGTGCGGAACTTCGCGGGACACGGTGTTCACCGCATTTTCCATACTGCACCAGAGATCCTCCATTATGGTAGACGCGGAACCGGGAAGCGTCTGAGACCAGGCATGGTTTTTACGATTGAACCGATGATTAATGAGGGAACTTGGGAAGTCGAGGTTCTCGACGATGGGTGGACGGCTGTCACACTCGATCGCAAGCTCTCCGCCCAGTTTGAGCATACGGTGGCTGTTACTGAGGAAGGCGTCGAAATCCTTACCCAAGCTTAA
- the argJ gene encoding bifunctional ornithine acetyltransferase/N-acetylglutamate synthase translates to MTNWQIISGGVTAPRGYRAAGIAAGLKPSGLPDLALIYSEVEAIAAGVFTTSQVRAACVDYCRQHLSTKHSAHAILCNAGQANAATGSQGWIDAIESAQMLAQILNISSDSILLASTGVIGQRIKMDALRDGIPKLVAAASETGGDAAAQAIVTTDLVTKSIALETTFGDRPVRIGGIAKGSGMIHPNMATMLAFVTCDAAVAPSLWQKMVSRAADQSFNQITVDGDTSTNDTLIALANGESRTPAITEMGADAEKLEAMLTEVCQYLAKAIARDGEGATCLIEVQVTGASDEKAARQVAKTVVGSSLVKSAVFGRDPNWGRIAAAAGRSGVLFDQEHLRIQLGDFLLMENGQPLPFDRAAASAYLKQAASASAKEVLSTDSSNDLMQVESGEPVAFSRPASPTDFKDQTVAIALSIGNGSGSGVAWGCDLSYDYVKINAEYTT, encoded by the coding sequence ATGACAAACTGGCAAATCATTAGTGGTGGAGTAACGGCTCCTAGAGGGTATCGGGCGGCTGGAATCGCCGCCGGACTAAAGCCTTCAGGCTTACCGGATTTAGCGCTAATTTATTCAGAGGTAGAAGCGATCGCAGCAGGCGTCTTCACCACCAGTCAAGTACGCGCCGCTTGTGTCGATTATTGCCGTCAGCACCTCTCTACCAAACACAGCGCCCACGCAATTCTCTGCAACGCTGGGCAAGCCAACGCCGCCACGGGTTCCCAAGGTTGGATCGATGCGATTGAAAGCGCTCAGATGTTAGCCCAAATACTGAATATCTCCTCTGACTCTATCTTGTTGGCATCTACGGGCGTCATTGGGCAACGAATTAAGATGGATGCCCTGCGGGATGGGATTCCTAAATTGGTCGCCGCCGCTTCTGAAACCGGCGGCGATGCAGCAGCCCAAGCAATCGTCACCACCGACTTAGTGACGAAATCGATTGCCCTAGAGACCACTTTTGGCGATCGCCCGGTGCGAATCGGCGGTATAGCAAAGGGATCTGGGATGATTCATCCCAACATGGCAACGATGCTAGCTTTTGTCACTTGCGATGCGGCGGTTGCTCCTTCTCTCTGGCAAAAAATGGTGAGTCGAGCCGCTGACCAAAGTTTCAACCAAATTACCGTAGATGGCGATACCAGTACCAACGATACGCTGATCGCCTTAGCAAATGGGGAATCTCGCACCCCAGCGATTACCGAGATGGGAGCAGACGCCGAGAAATTAGAGGCGATGCTGACAGAAGTTTGCCAATATTTAGCGAAAGCGATCGCCCGTGATGGCGAAGGGGCTACCTGCTTAATTGAAGTGCAAGTTACCGGCGCATCTGATGAAAAAGCTGCCCGTCAGGTTGCCAAAACGGTTGTCGGTTCATCCTTAGTCAAGTCAGCCGTGTTTGGGCGCGATCCCAATTGGGGACGAATTGCCGCAGCGGCGGGTCGTTCCGGAGTGCTATTCGATCAAGAACATCTCCGCATTCAGCTAGGAGACTTCTTATTGATGGAAAATGGTCAACCGTTGCCCTTCGATCGGGCGGCGGCGAGTGCTTATTTAAAACAAGCGGCGTCGGCGTCGGCAAAAGAGGTTCTCAGCACTGATTCCAGCAATGACTTAATGCAAGTAGAGTCGGGTGAACCTGTTGCGTTTAGTCGTCCTGCATCGCCGACTGATTTTAAAGATCAGACCGTTGCGATCGCGCTGAGCATCGGGAATGGTTCGGGTTCTGGTGTCGCTTGGGGCTGCGACTTGAGTTATGACTATGTGAAGATTAACGCTGAGTACACGACCTGA
- a CDS encoding dihydrofolate reductase family protein, whose amino-acid sequence MRKLKYYVACTIDGFIAHEDHTIDGFPPEGEHITDYLESLKQFDVVLMGRRTYEFGLKLGVTNPYPAMKQYVFSRTMKESPDENVELVSDNIAELVRKLKTETGKDIYLCGGADLATMLLGENLIDEIILKLSPVLFGSGIPLFSGVIKQTAVELTDSKIYESGVLLLHYRVKT is encoded by the coding sequence ATGCGAAAACTAAAATATTACGTAGCTTGCACCATTGATGGGTTTATTGCCCACGAAGACCACACAATTGATGGTTTTCCTCCGGAAGGCGAACACATAACCGATTATCTCGAATCGCTCAAGCAGTTTGATGTCGTTTTAATGGGACGCAGGACATACGAGTTTGGGCTAAAGCTCGGCGTGACTAATCCTTATCCAGCAATGAAGCAGTACGTTTTCTCGCGGACGATGAAGGAAAGCCCCGATGAGAATGTTGAACTCGTTTCAGACAATATTGCTGAATTGGTCAGAAAATTGAAAACTGAAACCGGCAAAGACATCTACCTCTGCGGTGGCGCGGATTTAGCGACAATGCTTCTTGGCGAAAACTTGATTGACGAGATCATCCTGAAGTTGAGTCCGGTACTGTTCGGATCGGGCATTCCACTTTTTTCGGGAGTCATCAAGCAAACAGCTGTAGAACTCACCGACAGCAAAATCTATGAAAGTGGTGTCTTATTGCTTCATTATCGGGTAAAGACTTGA